The Strigops habroptila isolate Jane chromosome 13, bStrHab1.2.pri, whole genome shotgun sequence genome contains a region encoding:
- the UBE2C gene encoding ubiquitin-conjugating enzyme E2 C, with product MASQNADPAAVPRKAAEAGATAARGSVGKRLQQELMALMMSGDKGISAFPESDNLFKWIGTINGAAGTAYEELRYKLSLEFPSGYPYTAPTVRFLTPCYHPNVDTQGNICLDILKDKWSALYDVRTILLSIQSLLAEPNIESPLNTHAAELWKNQTAYKKYVRETYAKQTHSQDN from the exons ATGGCCTCGCAGAACGCTGACCCCGCCGCCGTGCCCCGCAAGGCGGCTGAGGCGGGGGCCACGGCGGCCCGCGGCTCGGTGGGGAAGAG gctgcagcaggagctgatggCGCTCATG ATGTCCGGTGACAAAGGCATCTCTGCCTTCCCCGAGTCCGACAACCTCTTCAAGTGGATCGGCACGATCAACGGCGCCGCAGGCACG GCCTACGAGGAGCTGCGGTACAAGCTGTCGCTGGAGTTCCCCAGCGGGTATCCCTACACTGCACCCACGGTGCGGTTCCTGACCCCCTGCTACCACCCCAACGTCGACACCCAAGGCAACATCTGCCTCGACATCCTCAAGGACAAGTGGTCGGCCCTCTACGACGTCCGCACCATCCTGCTCTCCATCCAGAGCCTGCTGGCAG AGCCGAACATCGAGAGCCCCCTGAACACACATGCTGCCGAGCTCTGGAAGAACCAAACCG CCTACAAGAAGTACGTGCGGGAGACGTACGCAAAGCAGACCCACAGCCAGGACAACTGA